In the Aeromicrobium fastidiosum genome, TGGATCGCGAAGGCGAGTTGCTGGCCCGTCACGGGCCCGCGACCCACGCGGTTGACCGAGCGCACCATCGAGTCGGCGATCTGCGGGGTGAGCATCTCCTGCGGTCGATAGCTGGACGACAGCAGGCCGCCGAGCGTCGGCGCACCGCCGTACGAGTCGTCCAACCGGTCGACGTACTCGACCCGCGCGGGTGACTGGGCGTCGATGATGTGGACGTCGGTGAGGTGCGCGAAGCTCAGCACGGGAGTCCGGCTGGTGGCGCGCGCGGCACCCGGTGCTGCGCCCAGCTCGTCGCGGACGGTGTGCGGCTCGCCGCCCGTCGACACGACCGGCGTGTAGCCGCCCGCACCGGCCGGCCCCCGGCGGTAGCAGCTGTCGAGGGTCGTGTGCTGGGGTGCGACGACGCCCGGCGCGGCCCAGCCCGTCCCCGGGCGGACGCCGACGGCGGCGACACCGCCCATCACGGCTCCGGTGCGGATGAGGGTGCGGCGGCTGATCGTCATGCTGGTGTAACGAGCCTCACACCGCGTGGGTTACCCCCGGGTCATATGTCTCCCGGCTCGGCGGGGCGATAGCGTGAGGACGACCCCGAGGAGAACCATGATCGCCACTTCCCGTGACGGCCACGTCGCCGTCGTCGAGCTCCAGCGCGAGGACCGCCGCAACGCCCTCGACCTGGCCCTGTGCACCGCGGTCCACGAAGCGGCCGACACCGCCGTCGCCGACGGGGCGCGGGTCATCGTCGTGACCGGCAAGGGCTCCGCGTTCTGCTCCGGTGCCGATCTGGGGGGTGTCTACGGGCCCGACTTCCTGCAGGGGCTCTACGGGATGCTGCGCCGCCTGACCCAGCTCCCGGTGCCGCTGATCGCGGCGGTCAACGGGCCGGCCATCGGTGCCGGCACGCAGCTGGCGATGGCGTGCGACCTGCGGGTCGCGGACGAGACGGCGAAGTTCGCGGTGCCGACCGCGCGCAACGGCCTGGCGGTCGACGCGTGGACGATCCGCACGCTCAGCGAGCTCGCCGGGGCGGGACGCGCGAGGCGGCTCATGCTGGCGGCCGAGTCGCTCGACCGCGACGAAGCGCTGGCGTGCGGGCTCGCCGACCGTCCGGGCACCGTGGCCGACGCGATCGCGTGGGCGCACGAGATCGCCGAGTTCGCGCCGCTGGCGCTGGCGCACAACAAGCTGGTGCTGAACGGTTCGTCGGCCGACGACGAGGCGATCGGGCGCAGCTTCGCCGACGTCTGGGCCAGCGACGACGTGCAGGAGGCCGCTCTGGCCCGCACCGAGCGTCGTGCGCCGGTCTTCAGGGGGGCGTGATGACTAGTCTGGTCTTCCGCATCCTCGACTGGCACGTGGTCTCCGGCCTGGCCGACGACCTCGCGGTCTCCGACGCCCGCGGCACGGTCTCGTACGCGCAGCTGCTGCACGAGTCGGCCTGCATCGCGGCGGGCCTGCGCCACATGGGCGTCGAGCCGGGCACGCCTGTCGTCCTCGACGGCCTCCATGGACGCGACCTGGTCACGTCGGTGCTGGCGTGCGCGCGCATCGGCGCGGTGCCGGCCGACACGGCGGCGTTCCGCCTGGCAGGCACCCCGCCGGTCCTGCACGCGCCGAGCACCGAGGTGACCTGGGACGTCCTCGACAAGGCGGGCCGCACCGAACCTGCCGCGGCCCCGGAGCACGACGACGAGGGCTACGAAGAACACCTGCGCACCACCTACAAGGACATCATCGAAACCCTGGAACGAGGCGGAACCATCACGGAGGTCTGAGACCGCCCCCCGATCATGGGTCGACCGAGCGAAGCGAGGGAGACAGGCGTGCTGGCGAAGCCAGCCAGACGCGAGGAACGAGCGGCTGACCGGGAGGCGCGAGGAACGAGCGCCTAACGGACGCCCCAGGCATACGTCTGCTTCTCCAGCCGCAGGTACACGAACGTCTCGGTGGAGACGACGCGGTCGAGTGCGCTGACCTGGGTGGAGATGATGTCGAGCAGCTCGTCGTCGCTCTCGGCGACGATCTCGGCGAGGATGTCGAAGCGTCCCGTGGTGACGACGATGTAGTCGAGCTGGTGCATCGTGGCGAGCTCGGCGGCGACCTCGCGGATGTTGCCGCTGACCTTGATGCCGATCATGGCCTGGCGGGCGAAGCCCATCTGCAGGGGGTCGGTGACGGCGACGACCTGCATGACGCCGCTCTCGATGAGCTTCTGCACGCGGTGGCGCACGGCGGCCTCGGACAGGCCGACGTCCTTGGCGATCGCCGAGTAGGACAGGCGGCCGTCGTCCTGGAGCAGCTCGATGATGCGCTTCGCGGTGTCGTCGAGACTCTGCGCCCGGGGGTGGACGGGCTTCCGGTCGGTCATGACGGCCATTGTGCCGCACGAGCGATCGTGTGCCGGCTGCCACGTGGTAGGTCAACGATTTCGAAAGCGAAACACAGTCTTAACGCCGGAATCCCTTGTGCTGGTCGCCGGATGTTGCGAGTATGCGTGAACACGGGAGAAGTGAGGGTGACGCATGGCGGGTGTCGACCGACGGACGGTCCTGAAGGGCGTGGGCGGTGCTGCGGCGCTGGGACTCAGCGGGGTGGCGCTCAAGTACGGCTTCAACACCGGCGACCAGTCCCAGGACCCGACGAAGCTGATGGCCAAGGATCGTTCTGCGACGGACAAGATGCTGATCGTCTCGAACTGGCCCGAGTACATCGACGAGGACGACGGCGACTACGTGTCGACGTTGACGCAGTTCGAGAAGGACACCGGCATCTCGGTGCGGTACACCCCGGACATCAATGACAACAACGAGTTCTTCGCCAAGGTCAAGAACCAGCTGGGGTCCGGCACGTCGTCGAAGCGGGACATCTTCGCGCTGACCGACTGGATGGCGGCCCGGATGATCCAGGTGGGCTGGATCCAGAAGCTCGACGCCGCCAAGGTGCCGAACCTGCACGCCAACATCATCGACTCGCTGAAGTCGCCGGAGTGGGACCCGAAGCGTGACTACTCCGCACCGTGGCAGAGCGGTCTGACCGGCATCGCCTACAACAAGGCCAAGGTCGGCGAGATCAAGTCGTTCGAGGAGATGCTGACCCGCAAGGACCTCAAGGGACGCATCTCGCTGCTGACCGAGATGCGCGACACGATGGGCTTCCTGCTGATGATCGGCGGCGGCGATCCCGAGAACTTCACCGACGACGAGTGGCAGGACGCCGTCGACCTGCTCAAGAAGACGCGCAGCGACGGCCAGGTGCGCTCGTTCACGGGCAACGAGTACGTCCAGGACCTCGCCGCGGGCAACATCCTGGCGTGCGAGGCGTGGTCGGGCGACATCGCCAATGCGGGCGACGACAACCTCGTCTGGATCCCGCCGGAGGAGGGGATCATGATCTGGGCCGACAACATGATGGTGCCCAATCTCGCGGACCACCAAGACAACGCCGAGCAGTGGATCAACTACTACTACGAGCCCGAGGTCGCGGCGAAGCTCGCCGCCTACAACAGCTACATCTGTCCTGTGAAGGGTGCGCAGGAGGCGATGGAGAAGGTCGATCCCGACCAGGTCGACAACGAGCTGATCTTTCCGACAGACGAGACGCTGTCGCAGACCCACCGCTTCATGGCCCTCGATGAGGCCACGATGCGAACCTACGAAGGGGACTACGCCGATGTCACAGGTGCATGAGGGAGCGGCGACGCCGACCGGATCGGCGTCGAGCGGGGCACGCGACCTGAGGCTCTCGGGTCTGACCAAGGAGTACGCGACGTTCACCGCCGTCAAGGCGCTCGACCTCGTCGTGCCGCAGGGCGAGTTCTTCGCGTTGCTGGGCCCGTCGGGCTGCGGCAAGACCACGACCTTGCGGATGGTCGCGGGCCTCGACGTCCCGACGTCCGGAACCATCCACCTCGGCGACACCGAGATCACGTACGAGAAGCCGTACCGCCGCCCGGTCAACACGGTCTTCCAGAACTACGCCCTGTTCCCGCACCTCGACATCGCGAAGAACGTCGCGTTCGGGCTCGAGCGCCGCGGCATCAAGAACACCAAGCAGCAGGTCGCCGACATGCTCGAGCTGGTCGAGCTGACGTCGCAGGCGCACAAGAAGCCGACCCAGATGTCGGGCGGCCAGCAGCAGCGCGTCGCGCTAGCCCGGGCCCTGATCAACAAGCCCGAGGTGCTCCTGCTCGACGAGCCGCTCGGTGCCCTCGACCTCAAGCTGCGCCGCGGCATGCAGCTCGAGCTCAAGCGCATCCAGACCGAGGTGGGGCTGACGTTCGTGCACGTCACGCACGACCAGGAGGAGGCCATGACGATGGCCGACACCATCGCGGTCATGAACCAGGGCGTCATCGAGCAGATGGGTGCCCCGAGCGAGCTGTACGAGAACCCGCGTACGACGTTCGTCGCCAACTTCCTCGGGCAGTCCAACCTGATCGCCGGCGAGATCGAGGGCCGCGAGGGCGACCACGTCAAGGTCCGGGTGCAGGGTGCCGTCGCGTCGGTCCCGGGCGACCGGGCGCACTCCGACTCCGGCAAGGGCTGGCTGGGCATCCGCCCCGAGAAGGTCCTGATCGCCGAGGCCGGGCAGCCGATCGACGCTCCCGGCGACGTCATCACGGGCGGCTACGTCACCGATGTCAGCTTCGTGGGCGTCAGCACGCAGTACTCCGTCATGATGCCGTGGGGCCAGGAGCTGACGGTGTTCGAGCAAAACACGGGCGCCCGGTCGATGCTCCCGGTCGGCACCAAGGTCGACATCTCGTGGCGTCCGGAGTTCGCCTTCCTGCTCGATGCGAGCCAGGACGCCAAGGCCGGGATCGAGGACGACTAGTGGCGACCCTGGACGATGTCGCTGCCCCGCAACGGCGGACCAAGCGCAAGCTCACGGGCTACTGGCTGATCCTGCCCGGTGCCCTGTGGCTGCTGGTCTTCTTCGTCATCCCGTTCTACTCGCTCGTCGCGTCGAGCCTGTTCGACCCCGACGGGTCGGTGCTCACGGGCTACGACATGACGTGGCACTTCGGCAACTACTGGGACGCGTTCAACCAGTACAAGGGCCAGCTCGGACGATCGCTGCTGTACGCGGGGATCGCGACGGCCGTGTGCCTCGTGGTCGGCTACGTGCTGGCCTAC is a window encoding:
- a CDS encoding AMP-binding protein encodes the protein MTSLVFRILDWHVVSGLADDLAVSDARGTVSYAQLLHESACIAAGLRHMGVEPGTPVVLDGLHGRDLVTSVLACARIGAVPADTAAFRLAGTPPVLHAPSTEVTWDVLDKAGRTEPAAAPEHDDEGYEEHLRTTYKDIIETLERGGTITEV
- a CDS encoding ABC transporter substrate-binding protein, translating into MAGVDRRTVLKGVGGAAALGLSGVALKYGFNTGDQSQDPTKLMAKDRSATDKMLIVSNWPEYIDEDDGDYVSTLTQFEKDTGISVRYTPDINDNNEFFAKVKNQLGSGTSSKRDIFALTDWMAARMIQVGWIQKLDAAKVPNLHANIIDSLKSPEWDPKRDYSAPWQSGLTGIAYNKAKVGEIKSFEEMLTRKDLKGRISLLTEMRDTMGFLLMIGGGDPENFTDDEWQDAVDLLKKTRSDGQVRSFTGNEYVQDLAAGNILACEAWSGDIANAGDDNLVWIPPEEGIMIWADNMMVPNLADHQDNAEQWINYYYEPEVAAKLAAYNSYICPVKGAQEAMEKVDPDQVDNELIFPTDETLSQTHRFMALDEATMRTYEGDYADVTGA
- a CDS encoding enoyl-CoA hydratase, whose protein sequence is MIATSRDGHVAVVELQREDRRNALDLALCTAVHEAADTAVADGARVIVVTGKGSAFCSGADLGGVYGPDFLQGLYGMLRRLTQLPVPLIAAVNGPAIGAGTQLAMACDLRVADETAKFAVPTARNGLAVDAWTIRTLSELAGAGRARRLMLAAESLDRDEALACGLADRPGTVADAIAWAHEIAEFAPLALAHNKLVLNGSSADDEAIGRSFADVWASDDVQEAALARTERRAPVFRGA
- a CDS encoding ABC transporter ATP-binding protein, which translates into the protein MSQVHEGAATPTGSASSGARDLRLSGLTKEYATFTAVKALDLVVPQGEFFALLGPSGCGKTTTLRMVAGLDVPTSGTIHLGDTEITYEKPYRRPVNTVFQNYALFPHLDIAKNVAFGLERRGIKNTKQQVADMLELVELTSQAHKKPTQMSGGQQQRVALARALINKPEVLLLDEPLGALDLKLRRGMQLELKRIQTEVGLTFVHVTHDQEEAMTMADTIAVMNQGVIEQMGAPSELYENPRTTFVANFLGQSNLIAGEIEGREGDHVKVRVQGAVASVPGDRAHSDSGKGWLGIRPEKVLIAEAGQPIDAPGDVITGGYVTDVSFVGVSTQYSVMMPWGQELTVFEQNTGARSMLPVGTKVDISWRPEFAFLLDASQDAKAGIEDD
- a CDS encoding Lrp/AsnC family transcriptional regulator is translated as MTDRKPVHPRAQSLDDTAKRIIELLQDDGRLSYSAIAKDVGLSEAAVRHRVQKLIESGVMQVVAVTDPLQMGFARQAMIGIKVSGNIREVAAELATMHQLDYIVVTTGRFDILAEIVAESDDELLDIISTQVSALDRVVSTETFVYLRLEKQTYAWGVR